A DNA window from Halomonas zincidurans B6 contains the following coding sequences:
- a CDS encoding NCS1 family nucleobase:cation symporter-1 has product MTAETSRAIKRGELVELEVGDDVRESSRFNEDIAPTRLEERTWSRWNVAALWVGLSICVPTYTLGGILTAYFGLSVSEALITILVANIVILVPLTLNAYPGTKFGIPFPVVLRSSFGIRGSNVPCLIRALVGCGWFGIQTMFGGLAIHLLLAAVFPPWRALDGLGEVIGFFLFGAMNLYVVIRGAESIKWLETLSAPLLLAVAVGLMIWALPHVSMTELLSQPPSRPEGEPVYGYFFAGLTAMVGFWATLSLNIPDFSRFAKSQKDQIVGQIIGLPLTMFFFASLGVVMTAASASLVGETVSDPVSLIGRIDSPFWVVIAMFFIIVATISTNTAGNIVSPTNDFQNIAPKLINQTRGTLMTGLVGVLLMGYDLLQKAGVIVSDVTLESLYSNWLLGYSSLLGPIAGIMIVDYFLIKRQQLDVASLYKDGAAYPAYNPAGFIAFFVPVALTVFSLTTGTWTWFYDYGWFTGSALGAVVYYVASQMLVKPVTAPAPAPAPAAEKANG; this is encoded by the coding sequence ATGACGGCAGAAACATCACGCGCGATAAAGCGTGGCGAACTCGTCGAACTCGAAGTCGGCGACGACGTTCGCGAGAGTTCGCGCTTCAACGAAGACATCGCCCCGACCCGGCTCGAGGAGCGCACCTGGTCGCGCTGGAACGTCGCCGCCCTGTGGGTCGGCCTGTCGATCTGCGTGCCGACCTATACCCTGGGCGGTATTCTGACCGCCTACTTCGGCCTGTCGGTGAGCGAGGCGCTGATCACCATCCTGGTCGCCAATATCGTGATCCTGGTGCCGCTGACCCTGAACGCCTATCCGGGCACCAAGTTCGGCATCCCGTTTCCAGTGGTATTGCGCTCGTCGTTCGGTATTCGCGGCTCCAACGTGCCCTGCCTGATCAGGGCGCTGGTCGGGTGCGGCTGGTTCGGCATTCAGACGATGTTCGGCGGGCTGGCGATTCATCTGTTGCTGGCGGCGGTCTTTCCCCCGTGGCGAGCGCTGGACGGGCTCGGCGAGGTGATCGGGTTCTTCCTGTTCGGCGCCATGAATCTGTATGTGGTGATCCGCGGCGCCGAATCGATCAAGTGGCTGGAGACGCTCTCGGCGCCGCTGTTGCTGGCCGTTGCCGTGGGGCTGATGATCTGGGCCCTGCCGCACGTGTCGATGACCGAACTGTTGAGCCAGCCGCCGTCACGTCCCGAGGGCGAGCCGGTGTACGGCTACTTTTTCGCCGGGCTGACCGCCATGGTGGGTTTCTGGGCCACGCTGTCGCTCAACATTCCCGATTTCAGCCGCTTCGCCAAGAGCCAGAAGGACCAGATCGTCGGTCAGATCATCGGCCTGCCCTTGACCATGTTCTTCTTCGCCTCGCTGGGGGTGGTGATGACCGCGGCATCGGCGTCGCTGGTGGGTGAGACGGTCTCCGACCCGGTCAGCCTGATCGGGCGCATCGACAGCCCCTTCTGGGTGGTCATCGCGATGTTCTTCATCATCGTCGCGACGATCTCCACCAACACCGCCGGCAACATCGTCTCGCCCACCAACGACTTTCAGAACATCGCACCCAAGCTGATCAATCAGACCCGCGGTACGCTGATGACCGGCCTGGTCGGGGTGCTGCTGATGGGTTACGACCTGCTGCAGAAGGCCGGCGTGATCGTCTCCGACGTGACCCTCGAAAGCCTCTATTCAAACTGGCTGCTGGGCTATTCGAGCCTGCTGGGGCCGATCGCCGGGATCATGATCGTCGATTACTTCCTGATCAAGCGCCAGCAACTCGACGTCGCCAGCCTGTACAAGGATGGCGCCGCGTATCCGGCCTACAACCCGGCGGGTTTCATCGCCTTCTTCGTGCCGGTGGCGCTGACCGTCTTCTCGCTGACGACGGGGACCTGGACCTGGTTCTACGACTACGGCTGGTTCACCGGCTCGGCGCTGGGAGCGGTCGTCTACTACGTCGCCAGCCAGATGCTCGTCAAGCCGGTGACGGCTCCAGCTCCGGCGCCCGCCCCGGCGGCCGAGAAAGCCAACGGCTGA
- a CDS encoding LysR family transcriptional regulator, with amino-acid sequence MNPSIKQLKAFVAVAQSRSLAEASERIHLSQPALSIAIRKLEETVGGPLFARATRQLTLTPEGASFLPVAIRLLEDWAEAFEDLNGRFLKERGKVTLAALPTLAAGLLPGVIAGFRAEYPHINLSLHDVLADEVNQLVREGRADMGFSVAPLNADDLIYEPLLVDRYVAVCPLGHPLLEQRVVTWRQMAAYPFIGINRRSSSRQDIDAVMTRVGERLDIICEASQIATVGRMVAAGVGVSVLPSLSFRQIAGEGIMHRQLVEPDIPRELGVIMRRRHPLSAAARAMLAMLDIPRDGPRSVDI; translated from the coding sequence ATGAATCCCAGCATCAAGCAACTCAAGGCTTTCGTCGCCGTCGCCCAATCGCGCAGTCTCGCCGAAGCCAGCGAGCGCATTCATCTCTCGCAACCCGCCTTGAGTATCGCCATCCGCAAGCTGGAGGAAACGGTCGGAGGACCGTTGTTCGCCCGCGCCACCCGGCAGTTGACGCTGACGCCCGAGGGCGCGTCCTTCCTGCCCGTGGCGATACGCTTGCTGGAGGATTGGGCGGAGGCTTTCGAGGATCTCAATGGACGCTTTCTCAAGGAACGCGGCAAGGTCACGCTGGCGGCGTTACCGACCCTGGCGGCAGGCTTGTTGCCGGGCGTCATTGCCGGCTTTCGCGCCGAGTACCCGCATATCAACCTGAGCCTGCACGACGTGCTTGCCGATGAGGTCAATCAGCTCGTTCGCGAGGGCCGTGCGGACATGGGATTTTCCGTTGCGCCGCTCAACGCCGACGATCTGATCTACGAACCCCTGCTGGTCGATCGCTATGTGGCTGTATGCCCTCTGGGGCACCCGCTGCTCGAACAGCGGGTCGTGACCTGGCGTCAGATGGCCGCCTATCCATTCATCGGCATCAACCGGCGCTCGAGTTCGCGTCAGGATATCGATGCCGTCATGACCAGGGTCGGCGAACGCCTGGACATCATCTGTGAAGCCAGCCAGATCGCCACCGTCGGCCGTATGGTGGCAGCCGGGGTCGGGGTCAGCGTGCTGCCCTCGTTGAGCTTTCGGCAGATCGCCGGTGAAGGCATCATGCATCGTCAACTCGTCGAACCCGATATCCCCCGCGAGCTGGGCGTCATCATGCGCCGCCGCCATCCGCTTTCGGCGGCGGCCCGCGCCATGCTGGCAATGCTCGACATCCCCCGCGACGGACCGCGCAGCGTCGACATCTAA
- a CDS encoding TAXI family TRAP transporter solute-binding subunit has translation MKTLLTAAAASLAMLAFSSVSHAEQRLLIGSTSSSSSHYSYFVAVNQIINDQVEGVSSSVAETGATVDNLRRLSRDQVDLGLVTTNSGYQAYQGLGEFEGRAVDSRLLWVYTVAPQNVVLREDAGVSKLAGLDGVRLNPGITGSATEATTEAVMQALGIEPDYVRGSTSDVVSAIKDGRIAGYVKSGVGDRLDGSTMDIATFTPITVLGLNDAQAATLRERMPDVAVVDVPAGAAEGVPAYTTWAFGVAVNATPKLDEETAYQIVKAVMENPGPQANAFSAIKGADMAQMTLKVGSVPLHAGAARYYREQGLEIPDALKPVE, from the coding sequence ATGAAAACGCTACTCACCGCCGCAGCGGCCAGCCTGGCCATGCTTGCATTCAGTTCCGTCAGTCACGCCGAGCAACGTCTGCTGATCGGCTCGACGTCAAGTTCATCGAGCCATTACAGCTATTTCGTGGCCGTCAATCAGATCATCAACGATCAGGTCGAGGGAGTCAGTTCCTCGGTGGCCGAAACCGGGGCCACGGTCGACAACTTGCGCCGGCTGAGCCGCGATCAGGTCGATCTGGGTCTGGTGACGACCAATAGCGGCTACCAAGCCTACCAGGGGCTGGGCGAATTCGAGGGACGAGCCGTCGATAGCCGGCTGCTGTGGGTCTATACCGTGGCCCCCCAGAACGTGGTGTTGCGCGAGGACGCCGGGGTCAGCAAGCTCGCCGGTCTAGACGGTGTGCGTCTCAACCCGGGGATCACCGGTTCGGCGACCGAGGCCACCACCGAAGCGGTCATGCAGGCGCTGGGCATCGAGCCCGACTACGTTCGAGGATCGACCAGCGATGTAGTCAGCGCCATCAAGGACGGCCGCATCGCCGGCTACGTCAAGTCCGGCGTCGGCGATCGCCTCGATGGATCGACCATGGACATCGCGACCTTCACGCCGATCACCGTACTCGGGCTGAACGACGCTCAGGCGGCGACGCTACGCGAACGGATGCCCGATGTGGCTGTCGTCGACGTGCCGGCCGGTGCCGCCGAGGGCGTCCCCGCCTACACGACCTGGGCATTCGGCGTGGCGGTGAATGCAACCCCCAAACTCGACGAGGAAACCGCCTACCAGATCGTCAAGGCGGTGATGGAAAACCCCGGACCGCAGGCCAATGCCTTCTCCGCGATCAAGGGCGCCGACATGGCGCAGATGACCCTGAAGGTGGGCAGCGTGCCGCTGCATGCCGGTGCGGCCCGCTACTATCGTGAGCAGGGGCTTGAGATTCCCGATGCCCTGAAGCCGGTCGAGTGA
- a CDS encoding TRAP transporter permease, whose translation MQLDVRHWLTTALALALGGLILYTSAVGPFASLVQRGLFLALVVLLGLTLYPLAAGTRWRPLGVVIDLALAVEVSVACGYVVLNHQRILTELPWATPWDMAMLGVLLIAILDLSRRAIGAIFPLLVLVGLAYAFFGSLIPGALGHRGFGLAFVTETLYLGDLGVWGMLVGVAATTIAAFVLFGCLLLHTGGGQAFMDLALRISGRSPGGAAKVATVASGLFGMVSGSAVANVATTGNFTIPMMKRLSYPAPFAAGVEAVASTGGQVAPPILGAAAFIMAEILGESYVRIALAALLPAILFYLGVFLTIHLVARRRQLRVVPEDELPAWRDVLRPGRLVPVLAALGGLFYGVLSGRSIQTAAFFGILMTVVSYTGFALAGGAGLRDVAAKLLAGLIDAGKGMVIIGALLAGAQILVAMIGLTGIGVTLAGLIVDLGGQSLFLVALIVGGVCLILGMGIPTTAAYVLVASVLAPALTEIGVEPLIAHLFVFYFATLSVITPPVCVAVFVGAGIAQTNWLPAAGEAMRLAAAIYVIPFLLLIYPSLAGFGGWLDILLAAVQGTVFVIAFATLMARTALTGSRALDVLALLVVVALALTPGWASTLASVLALGVLYARQRSRRPLSDDTLGAVGEPPGERRP comes from the coding sequence ATGCAACTCGATGTGCGCCATTGGCTGACCACGGCCCTGGCCCTGGCATTGGGTGGACTGATTCTCTACACCTCGGCGGTGGGGCCCTTTGCCAGCCTGGTCCAGCGCGGGCTTTTTCTCGCCCTGGTGGTGCTGCTGGGATTGACGCTCTATCCGCTGGCGGCAGGCACCCGCTGGCGTCCCCTGGGCGTGGTCATCGATCTGGCGCTGGCCGTCGAGGTCAGCGTGGCATGCGGTTACGTCGTCCTCAATCATCAGCGGATCCTGACCGAGCTGCCCTGGGCCACACCCTGGGACATGGCTATGCTCGGCGTACTGCTGATCGCCATCCTTGATCTGTCGCGTCGCGCGATCGGGGCGATCTTCCCACTGCTGGTGCTGGTCGGGTTGGCGTATGCCTTCTTCGGCTCGCTGATACCCGGCGCGCTGGGGCATCGCGGCTTCGGCCTGGCCTTCGTCACCGAAACGCTCTATCTCGGCGATCTGGGCGTCTGGGGCATGCTGGTCGGCGTGGCGGCGACGACGATCGCTGCCTTCGTGCTGTTCGGCTGTCTGCTGTTGCACACCGGCGGCGGTCAGGCTTTCATGGACCTGGCCCTGCGCATCAGCGGGCGCTCGCCGGGCGGGGCGGCCAAGGTGGCCACGGTCGCCTCGGGACTGTTCGGCATGGTCAGCGGCAGCGCGGTGGCCAACGTCGCGACCACCGGCAATTTCACCATCCCCATGATGAAGCGGCTGTCCTACCCGGCGCCCTTCGCCGCCGGGGTCGAGGCCGTGGCTTCGACGGGCGGCCAGGTGGCGCCGCCGATCCTCGGCGCGGCGGCTTTCATCATGGCCGAGATCCTCGGCGAGAGTTACGTGCGTATTGCGCTGGCCGCGCTGTTGCCGGCGATCCTGTTCTATCTGGGCGTGTTCCTGACCATCCATCTGGTGGCGAGACGCCGTCAATTGCGGGTCGTTCCGGAAGACGAACTGCCGGCCTGGCGGGATGTCCTGCGCCCCGGCCGGCTGGTGCCGGTACTCGCTGCGCTCGGCGGGCTTTTCTACGGGGTGCTCAGTGGCCGCTCGATCCAGACGGCGGCCTTCTTCGGGATCCTGATGACCGTGGTCAGTTATACCGGCTTCGCATTGGCCGGCGGCGCCGGGCTGCGCGACGTCGCGGCCAAGCTGCTCGCGGGCTTGATCGACGCGGGCAAGGGCATGGTGATCATCGGCGCGCTGCTGGCCGGGGCGCAGATACTGGTGGCGATGATCGGCTTGACCGGGATCGGCGTGACCCTGGCCGGATTGATCGTCGACCTGGGCGGTCAATCGCTGTTTCTGGTGGCGCTCATCGTCGGCGGCGTGTGCTTGATTCTCGGCATGGGGATCCCCACCACGGCGGCCTATGTGCTGGTCGCGTCGGTGCTGGCGCCGGCGCTGACCGAGATCGGCGTCGAGCCGCTGATTGCTCACCTGTTCGTCTTCTACTTCGCGACGCTGTCGGTGATCACGCCGCCGGTGTGTGTCGCGGTCTTCGTCGGCGCGGGGATCGCCCAGACCAATTGGCTGCCGGCGGCCGGCGAGGCCATGCGCCTGGCCGCGGCGATCTACGTGATCCCTTTCCTGCTGTTGATCTATCCCTCGCTGGCCGGCTTCGGAGGGTGGCTCGACATCCTGTTGGCGGCGGTTCAGGGCACGGTCTTCGTGATCGCCTTCGCCACCCTGATGGCGCGCACCGCGCTGACCGGAAGCCGGGCGCTTGACGTCCTGGCGTTGCTGGTCGTCGTTGCCCTGGCCTTGACTCCGGGTTGGGCGAGCACGCTGGCATCAGTGCTGGCGCTTGGCGTTCTCTACGCGCGCCAGCGTAGTCGCCGGCCGCTATCGGACGACACGCTGGGTGCGGTGGGTGAGCCGCCCGGGGAGCGGCGGCCATGA
- a CDS encoding acyclic terpene utilization AtuA family protein: MSFLLGSGAGFSGDRTDAATPVVAELIRRGQPAALIFETLGERTLAAAHRAMREDPQAGFEPLLEELLEPVLADCQRHGIAILGNFGAANVAGACRVVGELAAHQGCDGLRIGRVHGDDVRDRLESLDLEPWEAETRTLPTGESLISANVYLGAAALVQALEQGADVVVTGRVADPALFLAPLVRHHGWAWDDWDRLAAGMMAGHLGECGAQVSGGYFADPGLKEVAELATLGYPIIEVEADGRLVITKPAGTGGCIDARTVKEQLLYEVHDPAHYLTPDVVVDLTHVVINELGRDRVEVLGIRGKPAPARLKTTVCYDGGWQGEAEISYAGPNALARARLAVSVLQERLRFRAPAELRTRLDIIGHTSVFDDDSGHLRRQCRPTDPAGDYRVRLACEHAERRWVERATQELLALYCAGPAGGGGVRRHFQRRVHTASFLVRRDDVTARASLYEDATHE; this comes from the coding sequence ATGAGCTTCCTACTGGGTAGCGGAGCCGGGTTTTCCGGCGATCGTACCGATGCGGCGACGCCCGTGGTCGCGGAGCTGATCCGGCGCGGACAGCCTGCCGCGCTGATCTTCGAGACGCTGGGAGAGCGCACGCTGGCGGCCGCCCATCGGGCGATGCGCGAGGATCCACAGGCCGGCTTCGAACCATTGCTCGAGGAGTTGCTGGAGCCGGTCCTGGCCGACTGCCAGCGCCACGGAATCGCCATTCTCGGCAACTTCGGTGCCGCCAATGTCGCTGGCGCCTGCCGTGTGGTCGGGGAGCTGGCCGCGCATCAGGGCTGCGATGGGCTGCGCATCGGCCGGGTTCATGGCGACGACGTACGCGACCGGCTCGAGTCCCTCGACCTCGAACCCTGGGAAGCCGAGACGCGCACGCTGCCGACGGGCGAGTCGCTGATTTCGGCGAATGTCTACCTGGGCGCGGCGGCACTGGTGCAGGCGCTCGAGCAGGGCGCCGATGTGGTGGTGACCGGCCGAGTCGCCGATCCGGCGCTGTTTCTGGCGCCTCTGGTTCGCCACCATGGCTGGGCATGGGACGATTGGGATCGGCTCGCCGCGGGGATGATGGCCGGTCACCTGGGGGAATGCGGGGCGCAGGTGAGCGGCGGCTACTTCGCCGACCCGGGGCTCAAGGAGGTCGCCGAACTGGCGACCCTTGGCTATCCGATCATCGAGGTCGAGGCGGATGGCCGGCTGGTCATCACCAAGCCGGCCGGTACCGGCGGCTGCATCGATGCGCGCACCGTCAAGGAACAACTGCTCTACGAAGTGCACGATCCGGCGCACTACCTGACGCCCGACGTGGTCGTCGATCTGACCCATGTCGTGATCAACGAACTGGGGCGGGACCGGGTCGAGGTCCTCGGCATCCGGGGCAAGCCGGCACCGGCCCGGCTCAAGACCACGGTGTGCTACGACGGCGGATGGCAGGGCGAAGCCGAGATTTCCTACGCGGGGCCCAACGCGCTGGCCCGGGCGCGTCTGGCGGTGTCGGTGTTGCAGGAACGGCTGCGCTTCAGGGCACCCGCCGAGCTGCGCACGCGACTGGACATCATCGGTCACACGAGTGTCTTCGACGACGATTCGGGCCATCTGCGCCGCCAGTGCCGGCCCACCGACCCGGCAGGCGACTATAGAGTGCGGCTGGCCTGCGAACATGCCGAGCGGCGCTGGGTCGAACGCGCCACCCAGGAGCTGTTGGCCTTGTACTGCGCCGGTCCCGCCGGCGGCGGCGGGGTCCGACGGCACTTTCAGCGCCGCGTGCACACCGCGTCGTTCCTGGTCAGGCGCGACGATGTCACGGCCCGCGCCTCGCTCTACGAGGATGCCACCCATGAGTGA